The uncultured Carboxylicivirga sp. genomic interval TATTGGTAGCTGGAAAGTGATGGTATCGGTATTTGCCGGAGGCTATTTGATGGCTTTACTTTTCAATGCAGTTGCTCCTGCCGATAATATGTTGATGCAAGTAGATGCAATTCACCAACTATGCTTGGGTGGTTTTGCTTTTGGTGCTGTATTTATGGCTACCGATCCTGTTTCTGCATCACGTACCGAGAAAGGTAAATGGATTTATGGATTTTTAGTAGGTGTATTTGCTATTATGATTAGGGTATTCAACCCTGCATATCCAGAAGGGGTAATGTTAGCAATCTTGTTAATGAATACTTTCTCACCATTGATCGACCATTTTGTGGTACAAGGAAATATTAAACGACGTTTGAAACGTGCCAAAGTAAATGCTTAAAACAAATTAGAAATGGATAGACAAGGAAATACATATACCTTTCTTTATGCATCCGTGATGGTTATTGTAGTGGCAGCCATTTTGGCCTTTTTGTCACAATCGTTAAAACCAATTCAGAGTAAAAATGCTGAAGTGGCTAAAAAAATCGATATCCTGAAGTCGGTAAATATTGAAAGTACTGCAAAAGATGCAGAGGCTAAATATGAAAAGTATATTGGCAATAATGCCTATGTAATTAACAATAAAGGTGAGCGTATTGATGCTGTTGCTTTTAATGTTGATTTAGCAAAAGAATTGAAAAAAGATGATGCTGAACGCGGTTACCCAGTTTACGAATGTAAAATGGACGATGGCAGCGTTAAATATATCCTACCCGTGCGAGGTAAAGGTCTTTGGGGTCCAATCTGGGGTTATCTTTCATTAAACGAAGATAAAAACACCGTTTATGGTGCCACTTTCGGTCATAAAGGTGAAACTCCTGGATTAGGTGCTGAAATTGAAAAAGAAGCTTTCCAGAAACCATTTGTTGGAAAAACCATTTTCGAAGGTGATAAATTGGTTTCAATTAAAGTTACGAAAGCAGG includes:
- the nqrC gene encoding NADH:ubiquinone reductase (Na(+)-transporting) subunit C produces the protein MDRQGNTYTFLYASVMVIVVAAILAFLSQSLKPIQSKNAEVAKKIDILKSVNIESTAKDAEAKYEKYIGNNAYVINNKGERIDAVAFNVDLAKELKKDDAERGYPVYECKMDDGSVKYILPVRGKGLWGPIWGYLSLNEDKNTVYGATFGHKGETPGLGAEIEKEAFQKPFVGKTIFEGDKLVSIKVTKAGQSVGNIHAVDGISGGTITSRGVQAMLEDCLSGYESFLKN